GCACGGCGGCCTCAAACGCATCGAAGCGCTCGACATCGATCGACACCTGCACGAAAGCCTCCAGCCCGAAACCGAGCCTGGCCGGATCGAGAAGCGTCCTGTATCCCCGGATCACACCCGCTTCCTCCAGCGCTTTTACGCGCTTCCAGCATGGCGTCTTGCTGAGACCGGCCAGATCGGCAAGCGCAGCAAAGGAGAGGCGGGCATCGGCCTCCAGCGCGGTAATGATCTTACGATCTAGGGCATCTAATTCCATCGTTCTCTCCATAGCCGTAAGAATGATCGATCGTACTCCATTTCTTCAGAAATGGATGACAAATAGGAACAATGTTCAAGCTGAATTTCGTATCCTTGAAAGTGAGCAAATATGCTGGACGGCCGAAAGCCGGAACAAAGGGAACGAAGATGCAGAAGAAAGACTATTACGCGCGCATCGAGGCGCCCGAAATGCGCGACTATGGCGTCTACCTGCAGTGCGACAAGCTGCTCGCCTGTCAGAAGCCGCTGAACGGCATGGTCAACGGCGACGAATTGCAGTTCCAGATCGTCCATCAGGTCGAAGAACTCTGGATGAAGCTGATGGCCTACACACTGGTCGATGTCATCGGCTTCATGGAGGAGCGCAATACGCATCGCGTCGTAACCCTTATGGGCCGCGTGCACCGGATCATGCGCATGATGACGACCCAGCTCGATCTTCTGGAAACCATGTCCCCGAAGGAATATCAGCAAATCCGGCTGCAACTTGGCAATGGCAGCGGCCAGGAATCGCCCGGCTTCGGGTTTCTGCTGCGCATGCCGCCGGATCTCTGGCACGCCTTCAAGGCAAACTATCTCGATGCCGCCGGCCTGACGGTCGCTGATATCTATGACGTTAAATACGATCACGGCGACAGCTACGTGGTCGCCGAAGCGCTGGTCGAATATGACGAACTGTTCCAGAAATTCCGCGCCAATCACATCTATCTGATCCAGCGTTCCATCGGCCTCGGCTCGAAATCGCTGAAAGGTCGTCCCGTCGAGCTGTTGCAGGCCGGCACGCGCCATCGCTTCTTCCCCGATCTATGGGATATTCGCCACGAAATGACCGATCGCTGGGGTGGCCAATATGGCGTCGTCCGCGATTCCATTTCCAAGCACGACGCCGCCGAATAGGCTCTGACCGGCGACCGCCTTCCGCCGCTTTGGTGGCGGAGGACCTCCTTGCGACAGACGAGACTCCGGACGAGATTGAGCGAGCTGCGCCAAGCCCCGGCTCTCTCGCTCCAAGATGGATCGACCCGTCATGTAAATCCGTCATGGCAAAACGACACCGTCTCGCCGCTCGTCCCTGATTGATCCAACCTTTCCTTCAAGGCGCAGGCATTAGAGCATTTCCAGGAAAAGTGCGCAGCGGTTTCCGCAAGAAATTTGCCTGAAAACAATAAGAGAGAACGTTTTCGCAATTCGAAGAAAGCGGAAATACTCTAGCAGCGCTGGCCGCCTCGACGCCCGGCCCATCGGCAAACGAACGGCAGGTCATGGCCTCGGCCGGGCGGGATGCAATGACCATTGAAATATAGCCTATTGCATAATTTTGATATCGGTCATATTTATTTAGTAGTCTCATAGCATGATCCTCCCGGAGCCCCGCATGACACAAGTTCAGGAAGCCGCAGTACAGAAGCGCGCATGGCAGTTTGCCAGGCGCGACGAGGACGATCGTCCGAGCCTTCCCGAAGTCAATGCCACGGTTAAGGTTCCGCATGGCGGCAGCTGGATTCGACGCCTGATGGCTTTCGTCGGCCCCGGTTACATGATCTCCGTCGGCTATATGGACCCCGGCAACTGGGCGACCGATCTCGCCGGCGGCGCGCAGTTCGGCTACACGCTTCTCACCGTCATCATGCTGTCGAACCTGATGGCGATCCTGCTGCAGGCGCTTTCCGCAAGGCTCGGCATCGCCACCGGCCGTGATCTCGCCCAAGCCTGTCGCGATCACTATCCGCGGCCGGTCAATCTGGCGCTGTGGTTTGCCTGTGAGCTCGCCATTATCGCCTGCGATCTTGCCGAAGTCATCGGCACTGCGATCGCATTGCAGCTGCTCTTCGGAATTCCGCTGATCGGCGGCGCGCTGATCACCGCGCTCGACGCATTTTTGTTGTTGCTGCTGATGAGCAAGGGCTTCCGCTACCTCGAAGCTTTCGTCATCGCGCTGCTGACCGTCATCGCCATCTGTTTTGCCATCCAGATCGCCGCGGCCGCACCGCCGGTGGCGGCGATCCTCCAGGGCTTCATCCCCTCGCCCGAAATCGTCACCAATCACGAGATGCTCTATATCGCCATGGGCATCATCGGTGCGACGGTCATGCCGCACAATCTCTATCTGCATTCCTCCATCGTCCAGACCCGCGCCTATAAGCGCACCGAAGAGGGTCGCCGCGATGCGATCAAATGGGCAACGATCGACAGCACCGTCGCGCTGATGCTGGCGCTCTTCGTCAATGCCGCGATCCTGATCGTCGCAGCCGCCGCCTTCCATACCAGCGGCCATTCCGACGTCGCCGAGATCGGGCAGGCCTACGAGCTGTTGTCGCCGCTGCTCGGCCTCGGTATCGCCTCCACCCTTTTTGCGATCGCGTTGCTCGCATCCGGCCTCAACTCGACCGTAACGGCGACGCTTGCCGGCCAGATCGTGATGGAAGGCTTTCTCCGGCTCAGGATTCCGCACTGGGCAAGGCGACTTTTGACGCGCGGCCTCGCAATTATTCCGGTTGTGTTCGTAACCGCTATTTATGGTGAAAAAGGCACTGCGAACCTGCTCGTGCTGAGTCAGGTCGTTCTCTCCATGCAACTGCCCTTTGCCGTCATTCCACTGGTCCAATTCGTCACGAATCGCGAGAAAATGGGTAGTTTCGTCGTCTCCAGAAGCATCGCCATTCTATCCTGGATAGTTGCCGCCATCATCCTGGCGCTGAACTTCAAACTGCTCTACGACACCATCTTCGGTTGACGAATCATTTTGAACGCGCGAATCTCGCCCTGTGGACGATCACGGCAGTTAACTGACTCGTAATATTTGCCTAGATTTTGCCATGATTTGCCCTAGTTTGGGCCCACAGCAATCTGCAGGGTTCCTCACTTCATGGCCGAAAGTCCATTGCGCGTTCAATTTCCTGCAGAGGCTGCGATCCAGGCGCGGCCGCATCACGATTTTCATATTCCCTTTCTGCCGCGCTCCGCCCATCTTCGCCACCTGATCGCCATCGGTCTCGCAGGCACCGCCTCCTTCGGCCTGCTCGCAACCGTGCTCTATCCCTTGCTGGCGCGTCATACGATAGAACGGGCAACGCCGGTGCGCACCGCGCAGCTCGCGCTCTCTCAGCCAGCAATGCGCAAAGCCAGCCGGCTGGCGGCAAAACAGCGTTTCGACGGCGCTCGCTTTGCGCAGGTGGCCGAAAAACTATCCAGCGGCGAAACCCGCATTTTCACCTATCATCGCACGACACTGGTCTTCAAATCCGACGAAACCGCCCTAGCGCGTGACGGCGGCGGCGCTATCAATGCCTCCTACGGCGACGAGCGCGCCGACAATGTGGCATTTTCGCCGCCTTCGCTTTCCGATATCCGCCACGGCATCTATCCGCAGACCACGCATTACGATGCCGTGCGCCGCTCTCGCTTTCCGGTTCGCGGCGTGCCGCTGAACGTCAGCGTATCGCGTGCGACGACCGGCGAAGCCGGCCGTGAGTTCCACAGGCTCGTTTCCATGCCAAAGGACAAGCAGGATCTTCAGGATATCCTGGCGTCTGCGGGCCTCGGCAGCGACGCCGGCGACGAGCTGCAGCGTGCGCTGGAAACCGATACCGTTTCCCCCGGCGACAGCCTGGAACTCCTGCTTGAGAAAAAGGGCCCCAATGCCCGCCCGAAGCTGATCATGGCCCGCCTCAGCGGCGACAAGACGCCGGAGCGTGTCGTTGCCCGTGATGATGCCAATGGCTTTGTGCCGATGGCCAATGACAGGCTGTTTTCCACGCTCTACAGCGAGAGCCAGGCCGACGCTCCATCCTCGACGGAGGTTGCCGCGGTCGATTTGAAGGGTGTCGACGAGAGGGACGAGCGGGCAGTCAGCGACAAGCTCGAAAGAGCCGGCCTGACCAAGGAATATGCCTCGCAACTTATCAAGCTCGCCAAGGCCAAAGGCATTTCGCTCACCAGCATCGACGATGCTCCGGACAGCGTCGACCTGCTCTTCCGCAAGGCGGAAGACGGCCGGACCGAACTGATGTTCATCGAATTCCATGCCGACGGCGACACGCATCGTTTCTATCTGCATAAGAATGAAGGCGAAGGCCCCTCGGAATTCTACGACGAGAGCGGTCACTCGATCGCGAAGTCGCTCGTGCATCGGCCCGTGCCGAATGGTACGCTTGGTGACGGCTTTGCCTGGCGTATCCATCCCATTCTCGGCGTGAAGAAATTCCACAACGGCGTCGATTTCCGTGCGCCGATGGGAAGCCCCATCCAGGCCGCCGGCGACGGCGTCGTCGAAAAGATTTCCTGGGAAACCGGCTACGGCAAATATGTCCGCATCCGCCACGACGGCGGCTACGAGACCACCTATGCCCATATTTCGGCAACGCCGTCGGATCTGCGCGTCGGCCAGCGCGTCACCCAGGGCCAGGTCATCGCCTATGTCGGCTCGACGGGCTACTCCACCGGCCCGCATCTCTATTACGAGCTGCGCGTCAACGGACGTTACGAAAATCCGCTGACGGCGCAATTGCCCGCCGGCACCAATCTAACCGGCAAGTCGCTCGACAGCCTGCGCTCACAGGTCAACCACGTCGAGAACATCATGAGCTACCTCGACGTTCCGCCGGCCCGTGACAATCCCTCCGCCCCTTTCGCCAACTTCGAGCAGGGGCCGAGCTTCGGGCCGAATTCAGGATCGGACTTCGGGCCGAATTTGGGGCCGGGCTTTGGACCGAGCCATTTCGGCGCGCCGTCTCCATAAGCCGGCCAGAAATCCGCACGAACGTCCTTCCCGATCCTTGCAAGCCCGGTTCCCGCTGGCGGCAATGGCGCCTCGATGACGAATGCGATAACAATCCTTCTATATTTCGCGATGGAGAAGATATCGCCGCGCACTATCTGACACGATGCCGGATATCCTCACATGGTAACCCGCAAGGAGCAGAAATTGGCGCGCAAGCCGTTGCCGGAACCAAAGCCCATGCTGCCGAATGAAAGCAGGCGTCTGCGCGCCGATGCGCGACGCAACTATGACAAGCTGATCGAAGTTGCAGCACAAGCTTTCGCCAGCCACGGCACCGCCGCCTCCCTGGAAGACATAGCTCGCCGCGCGGATGTCGGCATCGGCACGCTCTATCGCCATTTTCCGAGCCGGGAACACCTGGTGGAAGCGGTTTATCATCACGAAGTCGAAGCACTGTGCGATGCCGCCGAGGAACTTTCACGCGAGCGCCCACCGGATGAAGCTCTGGAGGAATGGATGCATCGCTTCGTCGGTTACATCGCGACGAAGCGGGGCATGGCCGACAGCCTTCGCATCCTTTTCAACAGCAATTCCAAGCTCTTCGCCGACAGTTATGGCAAGGTGCCGGTCGTGCTCGCAAGCCTCATCGACCGCGCAGTCGCCGCCGGCGCGATCCGCACCGACGTCGACAGCACGGACGTTCTGCAGGCACTTTCCGGCACCTATTCCATGCCCGATTCACCGGAATGGTACGACCGATCCCGCCGCCTCGTGCGTCTGCTGATGGATGGCCTACGCTGGGGGGCCTTGAAAACGCCAGGGTCGCAAAGGACCTGATAATCGGCAGGATGCTTCCTATATCCCCTTAAACTGAGATCGTCAGGTGAGTTTGGTTCTGCCGCAGAAGTCGCGGCAGAACCAAATTCTGCTGACTGTCATCAAAGCTGAGGAGAGCAGGAATGTCCGAAAGAGCAGTCAAGATCCCCGGTCCGGATCATCCGATCACGATCGAGGACAAGCAGGCCCATGTCATCGTCTCCGTCGCCGACAAGGTTATCGCCGATACGCATGAGGCGTTGTCGCTCAAGGAAGCATCCTATCCGGCCGTCATCTATATCCCCCGCAGGGATGTCGACATGTCCTTGCTGGAAAGGACCAGCCACGAAACCTACTGTCCCTACAAGGGCGAATGCTCCTATTATAGCATTCCGGCCGGCGGCGAGCGTTCGGTGAACGCCATATGGACTTACGAAAATCCCTATGCATCCGTCAGCCGGATCAAGGATTACATGGCCTTCTATCCCGATCGCGTCGATTCCATCGATGTGAGAACTTAAAGAGCCAGGCCGCTCGCGGCGTCGAAGACATAGACCTGCTCCGGGTTCACCGAGACATTCAGCGGCTGCCCATAGCGCACCGGCGCCTCGCCATCGACAACAGCCGTCACCTGTTCGCCGGCAAGATCGAAGAGCACGTGCGTTTGGGCGCCTGTGGGCTCGACGAGCAGCGTCTGACCCGTAAGGGGCGAACCGGCACTTGCAAGGCTAAGATGCTCAGGCCTCAAACCAACCTTCACGCTCTGGCCCGCCTTCACCTTACGCTCTCCGGCGATGCGAATCGGCGTGCTGTCCTTCAGCCGCACAGCCGGCGCGCCATCGACGCCCTCGATCACGCCGTCGAGGAAATTCATGGCCGGCGAGCCAATGAAACCGGCGACGAAGAGATTGGCCGGCTTGCGATAAAGCTCGATCGGCGTGCCCTG
The Rhizobium sp. 11515TR DNA segment above includes these coding regions:
- a CDS encoding Lrp/AsnC family transcriptional regulator; the encoded protein is MELDALDRKIITALEADARLSFAALADLAGLSKTPCWKRVKALEEAGVIRGYRTLLDPARLGFGLEAFVQVSIDVERFDAFEAAVRRHPLIWRCHATTGEADYLLHILATDMAALDRLLRQELNRLPGVRHTVTSMSTREIKSDISLAEAMQHVGE
- a CDS encoding tryptophan 2,3-dioxygenase family protein; the encoded protein is MQKKDYYARIEAPEMRDYGVYLQCDKLLACQKPLNGMVNGDELQFQIVHQVEELWMKLMAYTLVDVIGFMEERNTHRVVTLMGRVHRIMRMMTTQLDLLETMSPKEYQQIRLQLGNGSGQESPGFGFLLRMPPDLWHAFKANYLDAAGLTVADIYDVKYDHGDSYVVAEALVEYDELFQKFRANHIYLIQRSIGLGSKSLKGRPVELLQAGTRHRFFPDLWDIRHEMTDRWGGQYGVVRDSISKHDAAE
- a CDS encoding Nramp family divalent metal transporter: MTQVQEAAVQKRAWQFARRDEDDRPSLPEVNATVKVPHGGSWIRRLMAFVGPGYMISVGYMDPGNWATDLAGGAQFGYTLLTVIMLSNLMAILLQALSARLGIATGRDLAQACRDHYPRPVNLALWFACELAIIACDLAEVIGTAIALQLLFGIPLIGGALITALDAFLLLLLMSKGFRYLEAFVIALLTVIAICFAIQIAAAAPPVAAILQGFIPSPEIVTNHEMLYIAMGIIGATVMPHNLYLHSSIVQTRAYKRTEEGRRDAIKWATIDSTVALMLALFVNAAILIVAAAAFHTSGHSDVAEIGQAYELLSPLLGLGIASTLFAIALLASGLNSTVTATLAGQIVMEGFLRLRIPHWARRLLTRGLAIIPVVFVTAIYGEKGTANLLVLSQVVLSMQLPFAVIPLVQFVTNREKMGSFVVSRSIAILSWIVAAIILALNFKLLYDTIFG
- a CDS encoding M23 family metallopeptidase; the encoded protein is MAESPLRVQFPAEAAIQARPHHDFHIPFLPRSAHLRHLIAIGLAGTASFGLLATVLYPLLARHTIERATPVRTAQLALSQPAMRKASRLAAKQRFDGARFAQVAEKLSSGETRIFTYHRTTLVFKSDETALARDGGGAINASYGDERADNVAFSPPSLSDIRHGIYPQTTHYDAVRRSRFPVRGVPLNVSVSRATTGEAGREFHRLVSMPKDKQDLQDILASAGLGSDAGDELQRALETDTVSPGDSLELLLEKKGPNARPKLIMARLSGDKTPERVVARDDANGFVPMANDRLFSTLYSESQADAPSSTEVAAVDLKGVDERDERAVSDKLERAGLTKEYASQLIKLAKAKGISLTSIDDAPDSVDLLFRKAEDGRTELMFIEFHADGDTHRFYLHKNEGEGPSEFYDESGHSIAKSLVHRPVPNGTLGDGFAWRIHPILGVKKFHNGVDFRAPMGSPIQAAGDGVVEKISWETGYGKYVRIRHDGGYETTYAHISATPSDLRVGQRVTQGQVIAYVGSTGYSTGPHLYYELRVNGRYENPLTAQLPAGTNLTGKSLDSLRSQVNHVENIMSYLDVPPARDNPSAPFANFEQGPSFGPNSGSDFGPNLGPGFGPSHFGAPSP
- a CDS encoding TetR/AcrR family transcriptional regulator, whose protein sequence is MVTRKEQKLARKPLPEPKPMLPNESRRLRADARRNYDKLIEVAAQAFASHGTAASLEDIARRADVGIGTLYRHFPSREHLVEAVYHHEVEALCDAAEELSRERPPDEALEEWMHRFVGYIATKRGMADSLRILFNSNSKLFADSYGKVPVVLASLIDRAVAAGAIRTDVDSTDVLQALSGTYSMPDSPEWYDRSRRLVRLLMDGLRWGALKTPGSQRT
- a CDS encoding DUF427 domain-containing protein; this encodes MSERAVKIPGPDHPITIEDKQAHVIVSVADKVIADTHEALSLKEASYPAVIYIPRRDVDMSLLERTSHETYCPYKGECSYYSIPAGGERSVNAIWTYENPYASVSRIKDYMAFYPDRVDSIDVRT